The DNA region AACCAATACGATGGACGAATATCGCAAAGCTGCATAGTAACAGAATCTCTTGCTGCACAGGAGAAGAGGACTTTGTTATGATCTATGCTGTTGGTGAGGCTTTGAAAATGAATGCTTTCTTTCCGATTACCGTCACCTGATCTGATTGCCGTTTCGCGTTGGTTGCTGATGTGAGGTCGTGTTGATGTGGAGGCCACCTGCCTGTCCGGTCCAGTGGGGGGGTGATACGAAGAACGAAAGGAGGCCCGCCTCCCGAAGAAGCAACCCCTGTCATCATTTTGCGGGACTCTGGGCCCTCCGTGCAACCTGCTGAACAAGGTGCTGCTCACAACTTTTCCCGTCCTCTTCCAATCTCAAATTCATTCGCTTCCCCTTTCGTTTTCACCCACGCTCGTTTCTACCACGTTTTACCACGTTATTTCTAATTCGGCACGTACGCACGCCGCTCCTACAAAGCTTGGTCGAGATATCAGGATAACTGGGTCACACGGGCCTTTCATTTCGCCCACATTAGACGGCTTTGTAACGGTTCCTGTCGCGCCTTGGCCATCTCATTCGAAACAGTCACCTCGGACGAGACCAATTTCGAAAGGACACAACATCGCTGGGAGACCGACGATATTTTAGCAGAAGCGGGTTTTTATTTTGGTAAAAGAACAAAGACTAGGTGTCTGACTGTCACGGACTCAACCAGCCACGATGCATATCAGAAAAGCCCTTCAACTATTCGTTTTGGGGTTGTCGGCCGCCTCTGTCGCCGAAGCTACGTTTGTGAGCCCAAGACTTGCCCGACATGAAAGAGCTCTCCAGCGAAGACAAgacgatggcggcgatgCGCCACCCAACTCTGCCTCTGACCCTGCCGACGAACCACCGGCGCCATCGACGTCAGATGCCCCAGTGACAACACCAAGCACTagctcaacaacaccaccaccacccgtcacatcatcaaccccgccgcctcctgaGGAAACTTCCATTTCGGTCACTTCCAgcaccacgacgacgacaaccccTCGGCCAGGCAACTctgtctcttcctcctccacatcgtCGACCACCGCCCCGCCAGACCCCGACACAAGCGATgagcccaccacccacgTCCAGACCATCACCAGAACCATCGTGACTACTAATCCCGATGGTCAGGAAACGACGGTCATCGATGAAGTTGTGACTACCTCGACCTCGGTACCACTGCCAAACGGAGGTGGCGGTAATGGCGGCGACACGGGTATGTCCACAACGACGCGCAACACGGTGATCGGCGTGGTGGTCGGTGTCGGCGGCGCTGTTATTTTGGCTGGTCTGGGTTTTGTTGcctggaggatttggggcaagaagaagcagcaggaggagcaagacACCTTGATGGACGATTACAGCGCGGTTGGCGAGAAGCCAGACACGATTGGATCGACCAGCACACGCACTCCCTTCCAGAGCACACTCGAGAGCTACCACGCGCCAACACATGTCAACACGGCATCGAATTTCTAACGCGCTCTTCTCACGGCCATTTTCTTACCTGTCGATAATTCTGCCATTTATGGGAAGCCTCCcggagttttttttttaacgGTTGCAACAactacaacatcatcacTACTTTGCATGCTCAGTGGACCAGGACGATTGTtttctcgtcctcgccgcTTGAAACGAAACCCAATGTGTATCATGGTGGAGGACTAGACAATGTGTTGTTTCGCTCAGGAGCTCATCACAAGAAGCGTTTTGCCCTTTTTTCTCTATCGGGTGGTTGGTTCTGGTCAGCATAGATTGGGAATTTATCCTCGGCGTGTGGCTGAGGGAGGCTTGTTTATTCGTTACTCTCCTTTTACATTATTATCTTTGTTTattccccatcctcaaaaaGTAACGACATGGCGTTGAGAAAGAGAAGTTACCGTTTAATACCAATATCGACTACCTACCTTCCTACCATCTACACTAGTAAAAAATATGAAAATCTCGGTTCTCGAAGCTTCTTGAGATGAAGAGATGGACGAAGTGAAGCCGGAAGAGGAGCTTATAACTCCCCGCTTCATTCAAACTTGTGAAATGCCAGAAATTGTCGGTTGAGAACTAGTGTGCGAACTTTGTCTGAATGGCAGGTGTCACTCTCATCTGATCTTGGGATTTGGTTTGGTATCGAGTCGGGAGCTTTGAAGCCGGCGCTGGCGCAAATTCCGGGGGCGATGACGGCATTGGTGATGCAAGGGGCATTTCTCTCGAACTTCATTCAAGATTTTTGCGTCATGGGAGATCACGTGCATCGTTCTTCTCGGGCGAAAAGTTCTTGATTGACGGGTGGTGTGCTCAAGCCTCGTGGTAAATCATGGTTGTCTCAGACAGGTTTCAGGGTGACTTTTTCTGTGGGAATAGCTCCATGCGCAGAAACGGggattgggttggggttagaCAGCGCGGGGTAGACATGCTGTCGTGGTTTAAGTTTAATATCTGTTGAGGCTCGTCTTTTACCATCGAAACCTGGGGTTTTTgatattgttgttgtgtatTTTTGAAGGGTTCACTTCGTCCTCTCTTTTTGATATTGTCAGTTCGTCCATCCAGGTGATGGTAGGTGGTCTAGTTCTTCAATTCTGAAtagcatttttttttttttttttttttttttgatcaACGGCATTTCTTTGATACCCCTTTTCTGTCAAAATGCGTTATCTCTCCTTTTCAGTTTTTGCCCtaggcatcaccaccacctccgccaccatcctcgcctcggACGGACACGGCGGCGTCATCCACAACCCTCGGTACACCCACCAAAGAATCGACAGCCGCAACGTCAAGAtcgacaacctcgccctccacgCCGCGGTCCGAAGGTTCAACGTTGAGCAACTCCAGAACTTGACGAGCACCCTCCCCGTGTTGATACCCCGACAGGCGGCAAACCTCCAGGTTTTTACCTCCGCCCTGGGGGGCGCTACGGCGCCTGCTATTACCAACTCTGGTGATCCTGACAGACCTTTTGCTGTCGACGGGGATACCTTTCCCGATTTTGCGACGGCGAGCAACAGGGCTTGTGACAACCAGAAGAATGCCTGTGCCAGGATTGCGAATGAGGGGGGCCAGAGGGACGGGGAGTTGACGGTGGGGGAGTGTGACAGGCAGATGGGTGAGTTTTGCTTACTTCACACTTACACTGGAGAGGGATAGCATACCTAGATAGGGCTGACATATGAGTAGAACAATGCAAGAGTGCGGCGCTTTCGGCAGCCAACAGATCTTTTGATGGCGCCGCGggtgagcagcagccgcagcagccacCGCCGCAGCAAGGGGGCGGtcgtggtgatgatggaggacaGAGGCAGGATCCGAATCGGGGGCAGGATCAGGGACAGGAGGAACAGGCGCCGCCCGAGTCGGTGCTGGTTAGTTCGGATGAGAATTTTGATTTCTTCTGTGATGTTTAGGCCTGGGAAGTTCGGGAGGCGTGGGAGACTgatgttttttcttttgtgggTATTTACAGCAAGGGAATCAATCGGGAAGGCAATGGTTGGTGTAagtgacgaggaggccggAATTGGGGCAACATGGAGCACTGCTGTTTCAGACAACTCGCCATTGGGCACGGAATCGGGCGTGGGAGGCGGTTTTCCGCCTTTTTGTACATCAATGGTATTATTGGCTATAGGGTGTTTATGAAGATGTCACGAAGGTCTGGGTTTTGCTCATCTGAATTCCATTCCATGAGGCGAGATGGCTATCCCTACCGTTGCTGCACGAGTCGCTGCCCGATATGCATCACCGTATGCATCACCGTATGCATCACCGTCAAAACATACAGAAGTGGCGGGACTGCCAAACGTACGGCCGGGTCCCATCAAACAACCCATTGTTTCGGGAAGTTTGGCTGCTTCGACCGGCCTGGCTGCCGCTAACCAACCCCCCGCGATCTTCAGAACGGACCGAGACATTGCTGATTGTACGGAGTACGGGGAGCATGATCATTTCATCTGCCAGCATTTTGAAAGGTGAAATTGAAGATGTGATGCAATTGGCTTCCGTGGGAGTTCAAATGTGGATCCCGCCGGCCTGCTTAGTGCCAAGGGAAACCATGCGCGCGTGGCCTATGCACAATGTCGTGGCCAGTCGGTTGGCGTTTTGATGGCACGCTTTCCGTGCtgtttttggttgttttctgAACTTTTAACTTTTTCGGGCCAAGCCAAGTAAAGTTCTAGAGAGCTGGCTGGTAACCTGGAAGTTGAAGAGGTAAAAAACCCGCCGCCGTTGCAAAACCTGGAGAAAGTTCTACAAGTTgtgtcttttctttgccTATGATTTCTTTAGCATCAAGAACCCTTACGATCAGCCCCTGTTTGCTTCTTCAGGTGTCATccacccaacagcaccgaAATTACAGACTGGTCTGCTTCGTCCAGCAGTGGAGCGCGACAAGGCCCGGCTCATTAAAGCAGGTGTTCCCAGTCCGAAAAAATAATTGCTAGTCGGCCCACGacaccctctcctcgtcctaACCCGgtccctccacctcccctccccgtccccatccccatctcgaGCCAGACACACGGTCATTCTCGCGTCCCTTTTACAGCTGCAAGCTGCCGAGTCGAGTCCATCGCCAGCCTGCCCTGTTGCGCATCCATGTGTTTGTGCGGATCGAGCCCGTTAACCTTTCTTGTCGCTCCTTTAGCCTCAGTTTAATAATTTCCTTGGCCATATTCACTTCGCCTGCCGACAGCCAACGTCGGACACGCGTCGTCGCGTCCAGCCCGCCCGACCGTTGCTGCATCTGTATCCCCTAGCCACCTCCCAGGTTTCCCCAGGATATCCGACGTGGGAGTTTTGGGCTTGTTTACGGAGACGATACTCGTCCCGCCTAGATAATAATCGAGGACCAGTAGCAGACGACGCTCAACTCGTCTGCGCTGGCTCTCGGCCTGGTGAGTAACACACCTAAACCCAATTCCATCGCTGCCGTCCAACCATCGACCACGCTGAGCCACCCACGCATATGTCCCGGCAGCCAgctcaccccccccccccctggccaccaccaacatgtTCGGCTAACATTGGGTGTCGCTCCCAGTTTCCTAAAAACGTCTTCCTTAAATTTGTCACCGCAGACTCCTCCTCGTGCACTGGCACAGGACGGCCCTCTCAAGCCGATCTCCAAGTTGCAGGCCTACCCACCATCGATTGCATCGTCCCCTGCCCTCTCGAGCGCTTCCACTGCCGACGGCGAGGCATCCCCCGTACTACCGCCTCTGCCAGTACCTAGATTACCTGAACGAGTCCGTGGTCTCTTGAGGACTCCACCGCCCGCCGCTGAGAGATCAGGAGACGAGGATAGCAGGGACGAAGGCTTGGCTCCTGGCGCTACCGATTGGGGCTCC from Podospora pseudoanserina strain CBS 124.78 chromosome 1, whole genome shotgun sequence includes:
- a CDS encoding hypothetical protein (EggNog:ENOG503P6YW; COG:S); this translates as MHIRKALQLFVLGLSAASVAEATFVSPRLARHERALQRRQDDGGDAPPNSASDPADEPPAPSTSDAPVTTPSTSSTTPPPPVTSSTPPPPEETSISVTSSTTTTTTPRPGNSVSSSSTSSTTAPPDPDTSDEPTTHVQTITRTIVTTNPDGQETTVIDEVVTTSTSVPLPNGGGGNGGDTGMSTTTRNTVIGVVVGVGGAVILAGLGFVAWRIWGKKKQQEEQDTLMDDYSAVGEKPDTIGSTSTRTPFQSTLESYHAPTHVNTASNF